A genomic region of Jeotgalibaca ciconiae contains the following coding sequences:
- a CDS encoding 5-methyltetrahydropteroyltriglutamate--homocysteine S-methyltransferase: protein MTIQTFTERKISPFRYDTVGSFLRPEELKEARVKFNSGEISAEELKEVEDKEIIKLIKKQEEAGLKAVSDGEFRRSWWHLDFFWGLQGVEFKIPAQGYLFHGEETRPGTVTISGKISCENHPFVEDYKFVRDHVSKGIQVKQTIPAPAQILVELFRDDNLEDVRKFYATNEELIADLVAAYKQVILDIYNEGARSIQLDDCTWGMLVAPLPAGIPVPEGQTELDVRIASKELYLSVNNAVIDGLPDDLIVNTHVCRGNYHSTYASAGPYDFVADPLFNKENVHAYYLEYDSDRSGGFEPLKLVSPDKLVVLGLITSKDGELEDRQTIINRIHEAAQYIDLNQLALSPQCGFASTEEGNIITEEQQWAKIALVKSIAQEVWGE from the coding sequence ATGACAATACAAACATTTACAGAACGTAAAATCTCTCCGTTTCGCTATGATACAGTGGGAAGCTTCTTAAGACCAGAAGAATTGAAAGAAGCAAGAGTTAAATTCAATTCAGGCGAGATATCAGCGGAAGAATTAAAAGAGGTAGAAGATAAAGAAATTATTAAATTAATCAAAAAGCAGGAAGAAGCAGGATTGAAAGCCGTTAGTGACGGAGAATTTCGCCGCAGCTGGTGGCATTTAGACTTTTTCTGGGGATTACAAGGAGTAGAGTTTAAAATTCCAGCACAGGGTTATTTATTTCATGGTGAAGAGACCCGTCCAGGAACAGTAACGATAAGCGGAAAAATTAGTTGCGAGAATCATCCCTTTGTAGAGGATTACAAATTTGTTCGTGACCATGTGAGTAAGGGTATACAAGTAAAACAGACAATTCCCGCGCCTGCACAAATCTTGGTGGAATTATTCCGAGATGACAATTTAGAAGACGTTCGAAAATTCTACGCTACAAATGAAGAACTGATAGCAGACTTAGTTGCTGCATACAAACAAGTTATTTTAGATATTTACAACGAAGGAGCACGTTCAATTCAGTTAGACGACTGTACTTGGGGAATGTTAGTTGCACCACTTCCAGCAGGAATCCCAGTTCCAGAAGGACAAACAGAATTAGACGTTCGCATCGCTTCTAAGGAATTGTACTTATCCGTTAATAATGCAGTGATTGACGGGCTTCCAGATGACTTAATTGTGAATACACATGTTTGTCGTGGAAATTACCATTCTACATATGCTTCTGCTGGTCCATACGATTTTGTAGCGGATCCTTTGTTTAATAAAGAAAATGTACATGCTTATTATTTAGAGTATGATTCTGATCGTTCAGGTGGATTCGAACCATTAAAATTAGTCAGTCCAGATAAGTTGGTTGTATTAGGTTTGATTACCTCAAAAGATGGAGAACTCGAGGACCGTCAAACAATTATTAATCGTATTCATGAAGCAGCGCAATATATTGATTTAAATCAATTAGCGTTAAGTCCACAATGTGGCTTTGCTTCAACCGAAGAGGGAAATATTATTACTGAGGAACAACAATGGGCTAAAATTGCTCTAGTGAAATCAATCGCACAAGAAGTATGGGGAGAGTAG
- the manA gene encoding mannose-6-phosphate isomerase, class I: MQEPLFVKPKLQEKIWGGTKLRDIYGYDIPSDHTGECWAISAHLDGVGTISSGTYAGMPLNKLYEKEPQLFGNPSSPVFPLLTKIIDATEDLSVQVHPDDVYGLKHENDLGKTECWYVIDADEDSEIVYGHTAKNKEEFSKMISNGQWDDLLRRVKVKAGDFFFVPSGTIHAIGAGIMILETQQSSNTTYRVYDYDRKDNLGNSRELHIQQSIDVTTIPHRDPELSIQTEVQADNEITTLIESDYFSVYRWNIHSEVYFGKKASYTLVSVIEGKGSLIVDNIKYPLNKGDHLILPAPITKWVIEGDIEIIASNPGPKNS, encoded by the coding sequence ATGCAAGAACCATTGTTTGTAAAACCAAAATTACAAGAAAAAATATGGGGTGGAACAAAGCTGCGTGATATTTATGGCTACGATATTCCTAGCGATCATACTGGAGAGTGTTGGGCTATCAGTGCACATCTAGATGGAGTAGGAACCATTTCTTCAGGTACATATGCGGGTATGCCTTTAAATAAACTTTATGAAAAGGAACCTCAATTGTTTGGCAATCCTTCTTCTCCTGTTTTTCCTTTATTAACTAAAATAATCGATGCAACAGAAGATTTATCGGTTCAAGTTCATCCTGATGATGTTTATGGGTTGAAACATGAAAATGATCTTGGGAAAACTGAATGTTGGTATGTTATTGACGCAGATGAGGATTCAGAGATTGTCTACGGACATACAGCAAAAAATAAAGAAGAATTTTCTAAAATGATTTCTAACGGACAATGGGATGACTTATTGCGACGTGTAAAGGTAAAAGCTGGCGACTTTTTCTTTGTTCCGAGCGGGACAATTCATGCAATAGGCGCAGGAATTATGATTCTTGAAACACAACAAAGCAGTAATACAACTTATCGCGTTTATGATTATGACCGTAAGGATAACCTAGGAAATTCCCGTGAATTACACATTCAACAATCAATAGACGTCACTACTATTCCTCATCGAGATCCTGAACTATCTATTCAAACTGAAGTACAAGCAGATAATGAAATAACTACTTTGATTGAAAGTGACTATTTTTCAGTATACCGTTGGAATATTCATTCAGAAGTCTATTTTGGAAAAAAGGCATCCTATACATTAGTGAGTGTTATAGAAGGAAAAGGATCCTTAATAGTAGATAATATAAAATATCCCCTAAATAAAGGAGATCATCTCATTCTTCCTGCTCCTATCACAAAATGGGTAATAGAGGGAGATATAGAGATTATTGCTTCCAATCCTGGTCCAAAAAACAGTTAA
- the dnaB gene encoding replicative DNA helicase, translating to MEDIFQNRIPPHSVEAEQSVLGSIFLDPESVVTVLEYLVAVDFYKKSHQLIFDVVVLLYNRNEPIDVVTVTNELESKDQLENIGGMEYLAEIATFVPTAANVEYYAKIVEEKSILRNLIHSATDIVKSGYEEADQVAVILDTAEQSILQVSERRNRSGFIRISDVVNTSLQNIEALSQQSGDVTGIPTGYIALDKMTAGLQKEELIILAARPAVGKTAFALNIAQNVATKADEVVAIFSLEMGAESLVNRMLCAEGNIDAGHLRTGQMSEEEWSNLIMAMATLGQSKIFIDDTPGIRIAEIRAKSRRLLQEQGKLGLIVIDYLQLIEGNNRESRQQEVSDISRQLKKLAKELKVPVIALSQLSRGVEQRQDKRPVLSDIRESGSIEQDADIVAFLYREDYYEREGAEESSESEFENNIVEVIIEKNRSGARGTVKLLFKKEFNKFSSVSYVPEPM from the coding sequence ATGGAAGATATTTTCCAAAATCGAATACCTCCCCATAGTGTAGAAGCAGAGCAGTCTGTATTGGGTTCTATTTTTCTTGATCCAGAATCAGTTGTTACTGTACTTGAGTATTTAGTAGCTGTAGATTTTTACAAAAAAAGTCATCAGCTTATTTTTGATGTAGTTGTTCTATTATACAATCGCAATGAGCCAATTGATGTAGTAACTGTTACAAACGAACTTGAAAGCAAGGATCAGCTAGAAAATATCGGTGGTATGGAATATCTTGCAGAAATAGCAACATTCGTGCCTACTGCTGCTAACGTTGAATACTATGCAAAAATTGTAGAAGAAAAATCAATACTGAGAAATTTAATTCATTCGGCAACAGATATTGTAAAAAGTGGCTATGAAGAAGCAGACCAAGTTGCGGTAATATTAGATACTGCGGAACAAAGCATTTTACAAGTTTCGGAGAGAAGAAATCGATCTGGTTTTATTCGAATTTCTGACGTAGTTAATACTTCTCTTCAAAATATTGAAGCACTGTCTCAACAATCAGGTGATGTTACAGGTATTCCGACTGGATACATTGCATTAGATAAAATGACAGCTGGCTTGCAGAAAGAGGAGTTAATTATCCTTGCTGCACGTCCTGCGGTTGGGAAAACGGCGTTTGCTTTGAATATTGCTCAAAACGTTGCAACAAAAGCTGATGAAGTGGTAGCAATCTTTAGTTTGGAGATGGGAGCAGAATCATTAGTAAACCGGATGCTTTGTGCGGAAGGAAATATTGATGCAGGGCATTTACGTACTGGACAAATGTCAGAAGAAGAATGGTCGAATTTGATTATGGCAATGGCTACGTTAGGCCAATCAAAAATCTTTATTGACGATACTCCAGGTATTCGCATCGCCGAAATAAGAGCAAAGAGTCGTCGCCTATTACAAGAACAAGGGAAGCTGGGATTAATTGTAATTGATTATCTTCAGTTGATTGAAGGAAATAATCGTGAAAGCCGTCAGCAAGAAGTATCTGATATTTCACGTCAGTTGAAGAAATTAGCAAAAGAATTAAAAGTTCCTGTAATTGCACTTTCTCAGTTATCGCGTGGAGTAGAACAAAGACAAGATAAACGACCAGTGCTGAGTGATATTCGGGAATCGGGTTCGATTGAACAAGATGCGGATATCGTCGCTTTTCTTTATCGTGAAGATTATTATGAGCGAGAAGGGGCAGAAGAAAGTAGCGAGAGTGAATTTGAAAATAATATAGTGGAAGTAATTATTGAAAAAAACAGAAGTGGAGCACGCGGAACAGTTAAGTTATTGTTTAAAAAAGAATTTAATAAGTTCTCTTCTGTTTCCTATGTGCCAGAACCAATGTAA
- a CDS encoding ROK family protein has translation MLVGAIEAGGTKFVCAIGNEKNEIIERVSFPTTTPEETLRSVFNFFDQYSLASIGIGSFGPIDINESSDTYGYILSTPKIPWKNFNFLGAMKERYSIPIGWTTDVNAAALGESKLGAAKGLKNTMYITIGTGIGAGAIVNGELLAGIGHPEMGHLLVRPHDKDGYEGFCPYHGNCLEGMAAGPSINGRLGRAGKDVDVDHEVWGFMSYYIGQALVAYTVILRPERIVLGGGVMNAPGMLEKVKKQFSSLLANYVPIPELDNYLVKPGLRDNAGITGSIILANEVK, from the coding sequence TTGTTAGTAGGAGCAATCGAAGCAGGAGGCACAAAATTTGTTTGTGCAATAGGAAATGAAAAAAATGAGATAATCGAGCGCGTTTCTTTTCCAACAACAACTCCAGAAGAAACATTAAGAAGTGTTTTCAACTTTTTTGATCAATATAGTCTAGCAAGTATTGGAATTGGATCGTTTGGTCCGATTGATATCAATGAATCTTCTGATACATATGGTTATATCCTTTCTACTCCCAAAATACCTTGGAAAAATTTTAACTTTCTAGGAGCAATGAAGGAGAGATATTCTATTCCAATCGGGTGGACCACAGATGTGAATGCTGCTGCATTAGGAGAGTCAAAACTTGGAGCGGCAAAAGGACTTAAAAATACAATGTATATCACAATCGGAACAGGAATTGGTGCTGGAGCGATTGTTAATGGGGAATTATTAGCTGGAATTGGCCATCCTGAAATGGGCCATCTGTTAGTTCGCCCACATGATAAAGATGGATATGAAGGATTCTGTCCGTATCATGGAAACTGTTTAGAAGGAATGGCTGCCGGACCGTCCATAAATGGTCGTTTAGGGAGAGCTGGAAAAGATGTTGATGTAGATCATGAAGTATGGGGATTTATGTCCTATTATATTGGGCAAGCTCTAGTAGCTTATACAGTTATTCTTCGTCCTGAACGTATTGTATTAGGCGGAGGGGTCATGAACGCACCCGGTATGCTGGAAAAAGTAAAAAAACAATTCTCTTCCTTATTAGCAAATTATGTTCCTATTCCTGAATTAGATAATTACCTGGTAAAGCCAGGGTTAAGAGATAATGCAGGAATAACTGGTTCAATCATTTTAGCTAATGAAGTAAAATAA
- the rplI gene encoding 50S ribosomal protein L9, translating into MKVIFLEDVKGKGKKGEIKNVADGYANNYLIKNGLAEEATSSSVSALKGQKKAEEKKAAEELKEASDLKSFLEKEDTVITIPAKSGEDGRLFGSITSKQVADQLKKQFKVKLDKRKINLPNPIRSLGFTKMDVRLHSDVTAALTVHVVEE; encoded by the coding sequence ATGAAAGTAATTTTTCTTGAAGATGTAAAAGGTAAAGGTAAAAAAGGTGAAATTAAAAATGTAGCGGATGGTTATGCAAATAACTATCTGATAAAAAATGGACTTGCAGAAGAAGCAACTAGTTCAAGTGTTTCAGCTTTAAAAGGACAAAAGAAAGCTGAGGAGAAAAAAGCTGCAGAAGAACTAAAAGAGGCAAGTGATTTGAAATCATTTTTAGAAAAAGAAGATACAGTTATTACTATACCGGCTAAATCCGGAGAAGACGGACGATTGTTTGGTTCTATTACGAGCAAGCAAGTTGCAGATCAATTAAAAAAACAATTTAAAGTGAAACTAGATAAGCGTAAGATCAACTTGCCAAATCCAATTCGTTCTCTAGGATTTACCAAAATGGACGTACGTCTTCACTCAGACGTGACAGCTGCTTTAACGGTTCATGTTGTAGAAGAATAA